From one Musa acuminata AAA Group cultivar baxijiao chromosome BXJ2-6, Cavendish_Baxijiao_AAA, whole genome shotgun sequence genomic stretch:
- the LOC103987129 gene encoding U-box domain-containing protein 9, translated as MGKSGAAETGVGELKKELRRLVKAIIEGDDGRVETYEEAAKALEALKDLRFRGSGNSNGNLANQRKAERRQASVAIPEQFLCPISAELMRDPVVLASGQTYDRRFIQEWLSSGNLTCPRTQQVLSDTTLTPNHLVRSMISQWCTEHGVTLPPLDDEQEEGLITRKERNALCRILDKLSLSSSIPDRKQAVRELRLLTKGSRSFRALVGENPGTIPLLLSALSVPGLYSDTAVQGDIVTTVLNLSIHDSNKKIIGDNPQAIPSLIDVLKTGTMETRSNSAAALFSLSALDANKLKIGELGAMKPLVELLEEGSPSAKKDAGSAIFSLCMVHDNRARAVREGVVGVVLTAITHQSLVDESLAILALLSGHQEAVEEIADTSGVPPLLGIIKDSSCARNKENAVVVLFAVCMHDRTKLREVGEEEKSNGSISRLAQNGTSRARRKATGILDKWKRTLHSTHYSY; from the exons ATGGGGAAGTCCGGGGCGGCGGAGACGGGGGTGGGGGAGTTGAAGAAGGAGCTGAGGCGGCTGGTGAAGGCGATTATCGAGGGGGATGACGGCAGGGTTGAGACGTACGAGGAGGCCGCGAAGGCGCTCGAGGCGCTCAAGGACCTTCGGTTTCGCGGGAGTGGGAATTCGAACGGGAACCTGGCGAACCAGAGGAAGGCGGAGAGGAGACAGGCGTCGGTGGCGATTCCGGAGCAATTCTTGTGCCCGATCTCTGCGGAGCTGATGCGGGATCCTGTCGTCCTGGCTTCCGGACAG ACTTACGACAGGCGTTTCATTCAGGAATGGCTCAGTTCTGGGAATCTTACTTGCCCGCGGACGCAGCAGGTCCTCTCCGACACCACCCTCACCCCCAATCACCTCGTCCGTAGCATGATCTCCCAGTGGTGCACTGAGCATGGTGTCACCCTCCCTCCTCTCGACGACGAGCAAGAGGAAGGATTGATCACGCGGAAGGAGCGGAATGCGCTTTGCAGGATCCTCGACAAGCTATCCTTATCCTCCTCTATCCCGGATCGGAAGCAGGCGGTCAGGGAGCTCCGACTCCTCACCAAGGGCAGCAGATCCTTCCGTGCCCTCGTGGGGGAGAACCCGGGTACAATTCCCCTGTTGCTCTCGGCCTTATCTGTGCCTGGATTGTACAGTGACACAGCGGTTCAGGGGGATATCGTGACGACGGTTCTGAACCTTTCGATCCACGACAGCAATAAGAAGATCATCGGCGACAATCCCCAAGCCATTCCCTCGCTCATCGATGTCCTCAAGACTGGAACCATGGAGACCCGTAGCAACTCTGCCGCGGCACTTTTCAGCTTGTCCGCCCTTGATGCTAACAAGCTCAAGATAGGTGAGCTGGGGGCGATGAAGCCCCTCGTCGAGCTGTTAGAGGAAGGCAGCCCGAGCGCCAAGAAGGACGCCGGATCCGCCATTTTCAGTCTGTGCATGGTCCACGACAACAGGGCGAGGGCGGTGAGGGAAGGGGTGGTGGGCGTGGTGTTGACGGCCATCACTCATCAGTCGCTCGTGGATGAGTCACTGGCGATCCTCGCGCTGCTTTCAGGCCACCAAGAGGCAGTCGAGGAGATCGCTGACACCAGTGGTGTTCCTCCCTTGCTCGGCATCATAAAAGACAGCTCCTGTGCGCGGAACAAGGAGAACGCTGTGGTGGTCCTGTTTGCGGTCTGCATGCATGATCGAACGAAGCTGAGGGAGGTTGGGGAGGAGGAGAAATCCAACGGAAGTATTTCTCGGCTGGCCCAGAATGGCACTTCCAGGGCACGGAGAAAGGCTACCGGAATTCTAGACAAATGGAAGCGAACCTTGCACAGCACACACTACTCATATTAG
- the LOC103987130 gene encoding putative lipid-transfer protein DIR1 has product MARTLHGVAFSLVLLALLSAGGLAAAAESHCKMTEEGLIACLPSMTGASPAKPSPKCCAALGKADLACLCKYEDSPALPQLGINRTFALQLPAKCKLSLPKNCH; this is encoded by the coding sequence ATGGCGAGGACGCTCCATGGTGTGGCTTTCTCTCTTGTTCTCCTGGCCCTGCTCTCCGCCGGCGGCCTAGCCGCGGCGGCAGAGAGCCACTGTAAGATGACCGAAGAAGGCCTGATCGCGTGCCTGCCGTCCATGACCGGGGCGTCACCGGCGAAGCCGTCGCCCAAGTGCTGCGCCGCCCTCGGCAAGGCCGACCTGGCATGCCTGTGTAAGTACGAGGACTCGCCGGCGCTGCCGCAGCTGGGGATCAACCGCACGTTCGCCTTGCAGCTCCCAGCCAAATGCAAGCTGAGCTTGCCCAAGAACTGCCACTGA
- the LOC103987127 gene encoding adenosylhomocysteinase: protein MALVVEKTSTGREYKVKDLSQADFGRLEIELAEVEMPGLMSCRAEFGPSQPFAGARITGSLHMTIQTAVLIETLTALGAEVRWCSCNIFSTQDHAAAAIARDSAAVFAWKGETLAEYWWCTERCLDWGPTGGPDLIVDDGGDATLLIHEGVKAEEEFEKTGKLPDPASTDNAEFQIVLGIIRDGLKVDPKKYRRMKDRLVGVSEETTTGVKRLYQMQASGALLFPAINVNDSVTKSKFDNLYGCRHSLPDGLMRATDVMIAGKVAVVCGYGDVGKGCAAALKQAGARVIVTEIDPICALQALMEGLPVLTLEDVVSEADIFVTTTGNKDIIMVDHMKKMKNNAIVCNIGHFDNEIDMQGLETYPGIKRITIKPQTDRWVFPETSTGIIVLAEGRLMNLGCATGHPSFVMSCSFTNQVIAQLELWKERKTGKYEKKVYVLPKHLDEKVAALHLGKLGAKLTKLTPSQAEYISVPVEGPYKPVHYRY, encoded by the exons ATGGCGTTGGTGGTGGAGAAGACGTCGACGGGGCGCGAGTATAAGGTGAAGGATCTGTCCCAGGCGGACTTCGGCCGCCTCGAGATCGAGCTGGCGGAGGTGGAGATGCCGGGGCTCATGTCCTGCCGCGCCGAGTTCGGCCCCTCCCAGCCCTTCGCCGGCGCCCGCATCACCGGATCCCTCCACATGACCATCCAGACCGCCGTCCTCATAGAGACCCTCACCGCCCTCGGCGCCGAGGTCCGCTGGTGCTCCTGCAACATCTTCTCCACCCAGGACcacgccgccgccgccatcgccCGCGACTCCGCCGCCGTCTTCGCCTGGAAAGGCGAGACCCTCGCCGAGTACTGGTGGTGCACCGAGCGCTGCCTCGACTGGGGCCCCACAGGCGGTCCCGACCTCATCGTCGACGACGGCGGTGACGCCACTCTCCTCATCCACGAGGGCGTCAAGGCCGAGGAGGAGTTCGAGAAGACGGGCAAGCTACCCGATCCGGCATCCACGGACAACGCCGAGTTCCAGATCGTGCTCGGGATCATCCGCGACGGGCTCAAGGTCGACCCCAAGAAGTACCGCCGGATGAAGGATCGGCTTGTCGGTGTGTCAGAGGAGACCACCACCGGCGTCAAGCGACTCTACCAAATGCAGGCGAGTGGCGCCCTGCTGTTCCCCGCCATCAACGTCAACGACTCCGTCACCAAGAGCAAG TTTGACAATCTGTATGGGTGCCGCCACTCTCTCCCTGATGGGCTGATGCGTGCTACTGATGTCATGATTGCTGGCAAGGTCGCCGTGGTGTGTGGCTATGGTGATGTGGGCAAGGGCTGTGCTGCTGCCCTGAAGCAAGCTGGTGCTCGGGTCATCGTAACCGAGATTGACCCCATCTGTGCTCTTCAGGCACTGATGGAAGGCCTCCCTGTCCTCACTCTGGAGGATGTTGTTTCTGAGGCTGATATATTTGTGACGACCACCGGGAACAAGGACATTATCATGGTTGATCacatgaagaagatgaagaacaacGCCATTGTCTGCAACATTGGCCACTTCGACAATGAGATTGATATGCAGGGGCTGGAGACCTACCCGGGCATCAAGCGCATCACCATCAAGCCCCAGACTGATCGCTGGGTTTTCCCAGAGACTAGTACTGGCATCATAGTTCTCGCCGAGGGGCGTCTTATGAACCTTGGTTGTGCCACTGGACATCCCAGCTTTGTCATGTCCTGCTCCTTCACCAACCAG GTGATAGCACAGCTGGAGTTGTGGAAGGAGAGGAAAACCGGGAAGTACGAGAAGAAAGTCTACGTTCTACCCAAGCATTTGGATGAGAAAGTCGCAGCCCTTCACCTCGGCAAGCTGGGAGCCAAGCTCACCAAGCTCACTCCGTCGCAAGCCGAGTACATTAGCGTCCCGGTCGAGGGCCCCTACAAGCCTGTTCACTACAGGTATTAG
- the LOC103987128 gene encoding small ribosomal subunit protein eS8, which yields MGISRDSMHKRRATGGKKKAWRKKRKYELGRQPANTKLSSNKTVRRVRVRGGNVKWRALRLDSGNYSWGSEAVTRKTRILDVVYNASNNELVRTQTLVKSAIVQVDAAPFKQWYLQHYGVEIGRKKKAPTASKKDAMEEGEAAAEEEKKSNHVTRKLEKRQQGRKLDPHIEDQFGAGRLLACISSRPGQCGRSDGYILEGKELEFYTKKLQRKKGKGAAA from the exons ATGG GTATCTCACGGGACTCCATGCATAAGAGGCGCGCCACCGGAGGCAAGAAGAAGGcctggaggaagaagagaaa GTATGAGTTGGGGAGGCAGCCGGCAAACACAAAGCTTTCGAGCAACAAGACGGTGAGGAGGGTCCGAGTCCGAGGGGGCAATGTGAAGTGGAGGGCCCTTCGGTTGGACAGTGGGAATTACTCGTGGGGAAGTGAGGCTGTGACGCGCAAGACCCGTATCCTTGATGTGGTCTATAACGCTTCGAACAACGAACTTGTGAGGACACAGACCCTCGTGAAGAGTGCCATCGTGCAGGTTGATGCTGCCCCCTTCAAGCAGTGGTACCTCCAGCATTACGGGGTTGAGattggaaggaagaagaaggccCCAACAGCTTCCAAGAAAGACGCAATGGAg GAGGGTGAAGCCGCcgcagaggaagaaaagaagagcaACCACGTAACCAGGAAGCTGGAGAAGCGGCAGCAGGGGCGGAAACTTGATCCCCACATTGAGGATCAATTTGGTGCTGGAAGGTTGTTGGCTTGTATATCTTCTCGTCCCGGTCAATGTGGGAGATCTGATGG GTACATTTTGGAAGGAAAGGAGCTCGAGTTCTACACGAAGAAGCTTCAGCGGAAGAAGGGCAAGGGCGCTGCCGCTTGA
- the LOC135614451 gene encoding uncharacterized protein LOC135614451, translating into MPSCLATHHRWTLRALVAAYLDLALAYIFLCAASLAFFASKFLALIGLPLPCSCDEIHAAPGSHREQRQQGVGCLQLLLAGLFDSVYGNDCRTSSNVNCDNVQLVGAGDDDGGGGDAVCGLLEMGQGEESCGSFSQRPRPHEFDGRESCSDGDADSVDLREKVVFRHGRPLSVLRRRRRDRNNLTIRRNSLPTSPSPSLLLDWKGEVADASPSKVSNHLPQVEGSGHISEALHLSDDQNAFIQEVAFANEFQTEDKGLSDATEGVCEVEKNESEVIRELKQALEEERSANIALSLELEKERSAAASAADEAMAMILRLQEEKAAIKMEAWQYQRMVEEKSAYDKEEMEILKEIIVQWEKEKLVSDKDAEAYQQMMIGGNGIKKTPDGHLPDATYLIGQNKLASFGSFDDPELMLKEVYESIKKKERVNDEMQCVNEGESLMASVQKSSAEFVKCSSSLEMTTDVQYSSSGNPSWCDSLDKYHPGVPDDGNECAVQEKGMVTIEVGPCSLHSHKTRYANESCSPRFNGSQQNDFDDSISQLVVERNRKQDEKVKITVPLDDLCMRHNLNADKESPNSSQLNNEVNVVDVHVINYKVDLAEEGKTKQEYLPQVGYDLGRSHKYGTLNRPSSLGRIDDVTEDSDRGLTQLELNMQRSCLDVTKVGQSTDASIIRASWLDLRRSSMPAVESERFKLENEVELLQKRLKAIEQGREKLSFSLEQREKETYNLRRLEEIAHQLQEIRKGTESGNSIYSASLPPSSKGKYP; encoded by the exons ATGCCGTCGTGCCTGGCGACCCACCACCGCTGGACCCTGCGCGCCCTGGTGGCCGCCTACCTCGACCTCGCCCTCGCCTATATCTTCCTTTGCGCTGCCTCCCTCGCGTTCTTTGCCTCCAAATTTCTGGCCCTCATCGGTCTACCCCTACCTTGCTCTTGCGACGAAATCCACGCCGCCCCCGGTTCCCaccgggagcagcggcagcagggCGTCGGTTGCCTTCAGCTCTTGCTCGCCGGTCTTTTCGATTCAGTATATGGGAACGATTGCCGCACCTCCAGTAATGTCAACTGCGACAACGTCCAACTCGTTGGAGCTGGTGATGATGATGGTGGAGGCGGCGACGCAGTCTGCGGGCTGTTGGAGATGGGTCAAGGCGAGGAGTCGTGCGGCTCGTTTTCTCAACGGCCCAGGCCTCATGAGTTTGATGGAAGGGAATCTTGCAGCGACGGAGACGCAGATTCGGTGGATCTTAGGGAGAAGGTGGTCTTTCGCCATGGGCGGCCGCTATCTGTTCTCAGAAGGCGGCGACGGGATAGGAACAATCTCACCATCAGACGTAATTCTTTGCCGACCTCACCGTCTCCATCTCTGCTTTTGGATTGGAAAGGGGAAGTAGCCGATGCCTCTCCCTCGAAGGTCAGCAACCATCTTCCGCAGGTGGAGGGCTCTGGACATATTTCTGAAGCTCTCCATCTTTCAG ATGATCAGAATGCTTTCATACAAGAAGTTGCTTTTGCCAATGAATTTCAAACTGAGGATAAGGGCTTATCTGATGCTACTGAGGGAGTTTGTGAAGTGGAAAAGAATGAATCTGAGGTAATAAGAGAACTGAAACAGGCACTTGAAGAAGAACGATCTGCTAATATTGCCCTTTCTCTTGAATTGGAAAAAGAGAGGAGCGCTGCTGCCAGTGCTGCTGATGAAGCAATGGCAATGATATTGAGGCTCCAGGAGGAGAAGGCTGCTATCAAGATGGAAGCTTGGCAGTACCAGAGGATGGTCGAAGAGAAATCTGCATATGATAAGGAGGAGATGGAGATCCTTAAGGAGATCATTGTGCAGTGGGAAAAAGAGAAACTTGTTTCGGATAAGGATGCTGAAGCATATCAGCAAATGATGATTGGTGGTAATGGTATCAAGAAGACACCAGATGGTCATCTGCCTGATGCAACATACTTGATTGGACAGAACAAACTTGCTTCTTTTGGATCATTTGATGACCCTGAACTTATGCTGAAAGAAGTCTACGAATCCATTAAAAAGAAGGAAAGGGTAAATGATGAGATGCAATGTGTCAATGAAGGTGAGTCTTTGATGGCTTCTGTGCAGAAGTCCTCTGCAGAATTTGTCAaatgttcatcatcacttgaaatGACTACAGATGTACAATATTCAAGCAGTGGTAATCCTAGCTGGTGTGATAGTTTGGATAAGTACCATCCAGGTGTTCCAGACGATGGAAATGAATGCGCTGTGCAAGAGAAGGGCATGGTGACAATAGAAGTTGGTCCATGTTCTCTGCACAGCCATAAGACTAGATATGCGAATGAGTCTTGCTCACCTAGATTTAATGGGTCACagcaaaatgactttgatgattcAATTTCTCAGCTAGTTGTTGAAAGAAATAGGAAACAAGACGAGAAAGTTAAGATCACAGTTCCATTGGATGATTTATGTATGAGGCACAACCTAAATGCCGACAAAGAAAGTCCTAACTCATCTCAGTTGAATAATGAAGTGAATGTGGTTGATGTACATGTAATTAATTACAAAGTTGATCTGGCTGAGGAGGGAAAAACAAAACAAGAATATCTTCCTCAGGTGGGATATGATTTGGGCAGATCTCACAAATATGGTACATTAAATAGACCATCTTCATTAGGCAGAATTGACGATGTGACTGAAGATTCAGACAGAGGCTTGACACAATTAGAATTGAACATGCAGAGAAGTTGCTTGGATGTTACCAAAGTGGGTCAATCAACGGATGCTTCAATCATTAGAGCTTCCTGGTTGGATTTAAGGAGGAGTTCAATGCCTGCAGTTGAAAGCGAAAGATTTAAACTTGAAAACGAAGTTGAACTCTTACAGAAAAGGCTAAAAGCAATCGAACAAGGAAGAGAAAAATTGAGCTTTTCACTGGAACAGAGGGAAAAGGAAACCTACAATCTACGACGCCTGGAGGAAATAGCGCATCAACTTCAAGAAATCAGAAAAGGAACAGAATCTGGAAACAGCATCTATAGTGCTTCTTTACCTCCGTCTTCTAAG GGAAAATATCCATAG